From the genome of Lycorma delicatula isolate Av1 chromosome 11, ASM4794821v1, whole genome shotgun sequence, one region includes:
- the crim gene encoding QVR superfamily protein crim, whose protein sequence is MKLNGYKMKKTIFFLITLTIIFTTEVSCFGIGSTLYCYQCISTHPGCGTQFNWWLYWSQACPEVDDTCVKIIERKGAEEIITRDCLSSLRAVRTDIPADHYEGCRPAAHDVRLAHYVNNSIKELDIKRNHYDSVTWCFCYFDNRCNSATSLFAMNSGLVLTIISILLPLIFIS, encoded by the exons ATGAAACTAAAcggttataaaatgaaaaaaacaatatttttcttgataaCGTTAACAATCATATTTACAACAG aggtGAGTTGTTTTGGTATTGGTTCAACGTTATATTGTTACCAATGTATATCAACGCATCCTGGTTGTGGTACACAGTTTAATTGGTGGTTATATTGGAGCCAAGCATGCCCAGAGGTTGATGATACATGTGTCAAGATTATTGAAAGAAAAggag CTGAAGAAATCATAACGAGAGATTGTTTGAGTTCTTTAAGAGCAGTTAGAACTGATATACCAGCCGATCACTATGAAGGATGTCGTCCTGCCGCACATGATGTTAGACTTGCACATTATGTCAATAATTCAATTAAAGAACTTGATATTAAAag AAATCATTACGATTCAGTGACTtggtgtttttgttattttgacaaCAGGTGTAATTCTGCAACCTCCTTATTTGCAATGAATTCTGGATTAGTATTaactattatttctattttattacctttaatttttatttcttaa